In the genome of Cygnus olor isolate bCygOlo1 chromosome Z, bCygOlo1.pri.v2, whole genome shotgun sequence, one region contains:
- the LOC121061757 gene encoding uncharacterized protein LOC121061757, translating into MVDDSSVFLFPGLLLLVAGLSLLAKGRRQLGDGLCWRKWGWQLQAAAPEPGTKQLWGSGRCCPGCTECIEAIQELQQLVLSALPGCEAAALRPDFWQVASKDVEELLERGSLSCCGYGIPRSKSCPGSWSNASLEHHGGAPTEPEPPCQPAPRKETHPADIPEEDQHLDSALSKTSSAEEADELRGKRQCLEVLTAPRPPRLGKQGSKPGSGDEEPPAEVSSSMQPPEMGMIVRESLLRPDEGRQQWVEVSQQPLGLSVDLSALPSPANTVLRKDQGCQTDFVIVLRPLGADAGNENQPQTAAPVDISEPQLRLEECSKACMQTASKENLESSSGTVQQSAEEEHEALPENACSGPLPPQCPCVPFLKCKPLLYPDQVKRNWTKHGASIVCPAASGPPRFHPQPVHFHRPEATFMPKEQREAPELQHPRDQLDPERPSQRAVPWEESGWAAPRAHTHYTRNGCSGHRMDTAPKGEIVRTPFGMPNAWAGQEPTAVYPALRPVVQATSLRPEHRRKHRRHFVGPAAGAPQGHWGSSTEQTGRSDSSFHLRAAAVPLKGNTSAEVTTASETAGAEAGTRGPKWWPWRKKCPGKVESSPDCGACSQGTDSQEKWTGSNLPRGNAQARPAPILASTRPQEPHGYSSSSSSEHCSAPITRYPCSCHLRQTCGTQGTAAEPNSNSISSVWDRICRRQQKTSVSPQSSTSERCCHAGHRRGRASVHGACDFQKLQYCK; encoded by the exons ATGGTTGACGACAGCAGCGTTTTCCTATTCCCCGGCCTCCTGCTTCTGGTGGCCGGGCTCTCCCTGCTTGCCAAGGGCCGGCGCCAACTG GGTGACGGTCTGTGCTGGCGCAAGTGGGGATGGCAGCTACAAGCAGCAGCACCGGAGCCTG GCACCAAGCAGCTGTGGGGGTCAGGgcgctgctgccctggctgtaCGGAGTGCATCGAGGCCAtacaggagctgcagcagctggtgctgtcGGCACTGCCCGGGTGTGAGGCTGCTGCGCTGAGGCCTGACTTCTGGCAAGTGGCATCGAAGGAcgtggaggagctgctggagcgggGCAGCCTGTCCTGCTGTGGCTACGGCATCCCCAGGAGCAAGAGCTGTCCTGGGAGCTGGAGCAACGCCTCTCTGGAGCaccatggaggagcccccacaGAGCCAGAGCCTCCGTGCCAGCCAGCGCCCAGGAAGGAGACACATCCCGCAGACATCCCTGAAGAAGACCAACATCTGGACTCTGCCCTGAGCAAAAccagcagtgcagaggaggCTGATGAGCTTCGTGGGAAGAGGCAGTGCCTAGAGGTTCTGACAGCCCCCAGGCCCCCCAGGCTTGGGAAGCAGGGCTCCAAGCCAGGCAGCGGAGATGAAGAGCCACCGGCTGAGGTCTCCTCCTCCATGCAGCCACCAGAAATGGGGATGATCGTGCGTGAGAGTCTCCTTCGCCCAGATGAGGGGCGACAGCAGTGGGTTGAGGTGTCCCAGCAACCTCTCGGCTTGTCCGTGGACCTCTCAGCACTTCCCAGCCCAGCCAACACAGTGTTACGAAAAGACCAGGGCTGCCAAACTGACTTCGTCATCGTCCTGAGACCACTGGGGGCTGATGCTGGTAATGAGAACCAGCCCCAAACTGCAGCGCCTGTCGACATCTCAGAGCCGCAGCTGAGGCTTGAGGAGTGCAGCAAGGCCTGCATGCAGACggcaagcaaagaaaacctaGAAAGCTCCTCTGGGACAGTGCAGCAGTCAGCTGAAGAGGAGCATGAAGCACTGCCTGAAAATGCCTGTTCTGGCCCCCTGCCACCACaatgtccctgtgtccccttCCTCAAATGCAAGCCTCTCCTCTATCCGGACCAGGTCAAGAGGAACTGGACGAAGCACGGGGCCTCCATTGTCTGCCCAGCGGCCTCTGGACCACCACGCTTCCACCCGCAGCCTGTCCATTTCCACAGGCCCGAGGCCACGTTCATGCCCAAGGAGCAGCGCGAGGCCCCggagctgcagcatcccagggACCAGCTCGACCCGGAGCGCCCATCCCAGCGAGCAGTGCCCTGGGAGGAGAGCGGCTGGGCAGCCCCAAGGGCTCACACACACTACACCAGGAACGGCTGCTCTGGCCACAGGATGGACACAGCTCCCAAGGGTGAAATTGTGAGGACGCCCTTTGGGATGCCGAACGCGTGGGCAGGACAAGAGCCCACCGCAGTCTACCCAGCCCTCAGGCCCGTGGTCCAAGCTACAAGCCTGAGGCCTGAGCACCGTCGGAAGCACCGCAGACACTTTGTGGGACCAGCCGCAGGAGCCCCACAAGGCcactggggcagcagcaccgagcAGACCGGACGCTCTGACAGCAGCTTCCACCTCCGGGCTGCGGCTGTCCCTCTGAAAGGAAACACCAGTGCGGAGGTGACCACGGCGTCTGAaacagctggggctgaggcaggCACCAGGGGACCTAAGTGGTGGCCTTGGAGGAAGAAGTGCCCTGGCAAGGTCGAGAGCTCCCCAGATTGTGGGGCCTGCTCCCAGGGCACCGACAGCCAAGAAAAGTGGACAGGCAGCAACCTCCCTCGGGGAAATGCACAGGCCAGGCCAGCTCCCATCTTAGCCTCCACAAGACCCCAGGAGCCCCATGGCTACTCCAGCTCGTCGTCTTCAGAGCACTGCAGTGCCCCTATCACCAGATACCCGTGCTCGTGTCACTTGCGCCAAACCTGTGGCACCCAGGGCACTGCAGCGGAACCGAACAGCAACAGCATCAGCTCGGTCTGGGATAGGATTTGCCGTAGGCAGCAGAAGACGTCTGTATCACCGCAGAGCTCTACATCTGAGCGCTGCTGCCATGCAG